Proteins co-encoded in one Podarcis muralis chromosome 12, rPodMur119.hap1.1, whole genome shotgun sequence genomic window:
- the EOMES gene encoding eomesodermin homolog isoform X2, which yields MQLGEQLLGSPANLPGAPFYPLESAGGRGGSSTRHLSSGSPPRLDLDKGAKKFGGASGPPAAGLLGEAEAAADTPPFAAAAGQVPAKAASGADGGRKGSPCPAEEEPLPPAPAPARYTLDGLSPERYYLQSPGPQGGGGGGELGGPCALFPYAGAAGGAQPGSMYPASGGARYPYGSVLSPPGGFPSAAGRTPFAAAAGAYQYGQGAPPGSLYSPYPAAAAGSCGGLGALAMPGGAGALRAQVFLCNRPLWLKFHRHQTEMIITKQGRRMFPFLSFNITGLNPTAHYNVFVEVILADPNHWRFQGGKWVTCGKADNNMQGNKVYVHPESPNTGAHWMRQEISFGKLKLTNNKGANNNNTQMIVLQSLHKYQPRLHIVEVTEDGVEDMNDSSKTQTFNFPETQFIAVTAYQNTDITQLKIDHNPFAKGFRDNYDSSHQIVPGARYSVQPFFQEQFVNNLPPTRFYNGERTVPQTNGLLSPQQNEEVANPPQRWFVTPVQQSGANKLDMNSYETDYSPSTLLPYGIKSLPLQTSHALGYYPDPTFSSMAGWGSRGSYQRKMSAGLPWASRTSPPGFSEDLLSKEKVKEEMGSSWIETPPSIKSLDSNDSGVYTGACKRRRLSPSTSSNENSPTMKCEDINAEDYGKDTSKGMGYYAFYTSS from the exons ATGCAGCTGGGGGAGCAGCTCTTGGGCAGCCCGGCCAACCTGCCCGGCGCCCCCTTCTACCCGCTGGAGAGCGCGGGCGGCCGCGGCGGCAGCTCCACGCGCCACCTCAGCTCGGGGTCTCCGCCGCGCCTGGACTTGGACAAGGGCGCGAAGAAGTTCGGCGGCGCCTCGGGGCCTCCGGCGGCCGGCCTGCTGGGCGAGGCCGAGGCGGCGGCCGACACGCCTcccttcgccgccgccgccggccaggTTCCCGCCAAAGCGGCCTCGGGGGCCGACGGCGGGCGCAAAGGCTCGCCTTGCCCGGCGGAGGAAGAGCCTCTGCCTCCGGCTCCGGCGCCGGCGCGCTACACTCTGGACGGCCTGAGCCCCGAGCGCTACTACCTGCAGTCGCCCGGCCCgcagggcgggggcgggggcggcgagCTGGGCGGCCCGTGCGCCCTCTTCCCTTACGCCGGGGCGGCGGGCGGCGCGCAGCCGGGCTCCATGTACCCGGCGTCGGGCGGCGCGCGCTACCCCTACGGCTCGGTCCTGTCTCCGCCGGGGGGCTTTCCCAGCGCGGCCGGCAGGACGCCCTTCGCGGCGGCGGCCGGCGCCTACCAGTACGGCCAGGGGGCGCCGCCGGGCAGCCTCTACAGCCCCtacccggcggcggcggcgggctcgTGCGGCGGGCTGGGCGCGCTGGCGATGCCCGGCGGGGCGGGCGCGCTCCGAGCCCAAGTCTTCCTGTGCAACCGGCCGCTCTGGCTCAAGTTCCACCGGCACCAGACCGAGATGATCATCACCAAGCAGGGCAG GCGGATGTTCCCCTTCCTGAGCTTCAACATCACCGGCCTCAACCCCACCGCCCACTACAACGTCTTCGTGGAAGTGATCTTGGCGGATCCCAACCACTGGCGCTTCCAAGGGGGAAAGTGGGTGACGTGTGGCAAAGCCGATAACAACATGCAAG GTAACAAGGTTTATGTtcatcctgaatctcccaacactgGAGCCCACTGGATGCGACAAGAGATCTCTTTTGGAAAACTAAAACTAACTAATAACAAAggggccaataataataatactcag ATGATAGTACTTCAATCTCTGCATAAATATCAACCTCGTCTCCACATTGTGGAAGTGACAGAAGATGGTGTTGAGGACATGAATGACTCCTCTAAGACACAGACATTTAACTTCCCTGAAACGCAATTCATTGCTGTGACTGCATATCAGAACACTGAT ATCACACAGCTTAAAATTGACCATAATCCTTTTGCAAAAGGCTTTCGGGACAACTATGATTC ATCCCACCAGATTGTCCCAGGAGCCCGGTACAGCGTGCAACCCTTCTTCCAGGAACAATTTGTCAACAACCTGCCACCGACTAGATTTTATAACGGGGAAAGAACTGTGCCTCAGACAAACGGCCTCCTCTCACCTCAGCAGAACGAAGAGGTGGCCAATCCTCCGCAGAGATGGTTTGTCACTCCAGTCCAGCAGTCTGGGGCCAACAAACTGGACATGAACTCTTACGAAACAGACTACTCTCCTAGTACCTTACTTCCGTATGGAATCAAGTCCCTCCCCCTGCAGACATCCCATGCCTTGGGCTATTACCCTGACCCTACGTTCTCCTCCATGGCTGGATGGGGGAGCAGAGGCTCTTACCAGAGGAAAATGTCTGCTGGCTTACCTTGGGCCTCCAGGACAAGCCCCCCAGGTTTCTCCGAAGACCTGCTTTCTAAGGAGAAAGTGAAAGAAGAAATGGGGTCGTCCTGGATAGAGACGCCGCCATCCATAAAATCTCTAGATTCAAACGATTCTGGAGTCTACACTGGCGCTTGCAAAAGGCGGCGACTCTCCCCAAGCACATCCAGCAATGAAAACTCCCCGACGATGAAGTGTGAGGACATTAATGCTGAGGACTATGGCAAAGACACTTCCAAAGGCATGGGCTACTATGCTTTCTATACCAGTTCttaa
- the EOMES gene encoding eomesodermin homolog isoform X1 yields MQLGEQLLGSPANLPGAPFYPLESAGGRGGSSTRHLSSGSPPRLDLDKGAKKFGGASGPPAAGLLGEAEAAADTPPFAAAAGQVPAKAASGADGGRKGSPCPAEEEPLPPAPAPARYTLDGLSPERYYLQSPGPQGGGGGGELGGPCALFPYAGAAGGAQPGSMYPASGGARYPYGSVLSPPGGFPSAAGRTPFAAAAGAYQYGQGAPPGSLYSPYPAAAAGSCGGLGALAMPGGAGALRAQVFLCNRPLWLKFHRHQTEMIITKQGRRMFPFLSFNITGLNPTAHYNVFVEVILADPNHWRFQGGKWVTCGKADNNMQGNKVYVHPESPNTGAHWMRQEISFGKLKLTNNKGANNNNTQMIVLQSLHKYQPRLHIVEVTEDGVEDMNDSSKTQTFNFPETQFIAVTAYQNTDITQLKIDHNPFAKGFRDNYDSMYTASENDRLTPSPTDSPRSHQIVPGARYSVQPFFQEQFVNNLPPTRFYNGERTVPQTNGLLSPQQNEEVANPPQRWFVTPVQQSGANKLDMNSYETDYSPSTLLPYGIKSLPLQTSHALGYYPDPTFSSMAGWGSRGSYQRKMSAGLPWASRTSPPGFSEDLLSKEKVKEEMGSSWIETPPSIKSLDSNDSGVYTGACKRRRLSPSTSSNENSPTMKCEDINAEDYGKDTSKGMGYYAFYTSS; encoded by the exons ATGCAGCTGGGGGAGCAGCTCTTGGGCAGCCCGGCCAACCTGCCCGGCGCCCCCTTCTACCCGCTGGAGAGCGCGGGCGGCCGCGGCGGCAGCTCCACGCGCCACCTCAGCTCGGGGTCTCCGCCGCGCCTGGACTTGGACAAGGGCGCGAAGAAGTTCGGCGGCGCCTCGGGGCCTCCGGCGGCCGGCCTGCTGGGCGAGGCCGAGGCGGCGGCCGACACGCCTcccttcgccgccgccgccggccaggTTCCCGCCAAAGCGGCCTCGGGGGCCGACGGCGGGCGCAAAGGCTCGCCTTGCCCGGCGGAGGAAGAGCCTCTGCCTCCGGCTCCGGCGCCGGCGCGCTACACTCTGGACGGCCTGAGCCCCGAGCGCTACTACCTGCAGTCGCCCGGCCCgcagggcgggggcgggggcggcgagCTGGGCGGCCCGTGCGCCCTCTTCCCTTACGCCGGGGCGGCGGGCGGCGCGCAGCCGGGCTCCATGTACCCGGCGTCGGGCGGCGCGCGCTACCCCTACGGCTCGGTCCTGTCTCCGCCGGGGGGCTTTCCCAGCGCGGCCGGCAGGACGCCCTTCGCGGCGGCGGCCGGCGCCTACCAGTACGGCCAGGGGGCGCCGCCGGGCAGCCTCTACAGCCCCtacccggcggcggcggcgggctcgTGCGGCGGGCTGGGCGCGCTGGCGATGCCCGGCGGGGCGGGCGCGCTCCGAGCCCAAGTCTTCCTGTGCAACCGGCCGCTCTGGCTCAAGTTCCACCGGCACCAGACCGAGATGATCATCACCAAGCAGGGCAG GCGGATGTTCCCCTTCCTGAGCTTCAACATCACCGGCCTCAACCCCACCGCCCACTACAACGTCTTCGTGGAAGTGATCTTGGCGGATCCCAACCACTGGCGCTTCCAAGGGGGAAAGTGGGTGACGTGTGGCAAAGCCGATAACAACATGCAAG GTAACAAGGTTTATGTtcatcctgaatctcccaacactgGAGCCCACTGGATGCGACAAGAGATCTCTTTTGGAAAACTAAAACTAACTAATAACAAAggggccaataataataatactcag ATGATAGTACTTCAATCTCTGCATAAATATCAACCTCGTCTCCACATTGTGGAAGTGACAGAAGATGGTGTTGAGGACATGAATGACTCCTCTAAGACACAGACATTTAACTTCCCTGAAACGCAATTCATTGCTGTGACTGCATATCAGAACACTGAT ATCACACAGCTTAAAATTGACCATAATCCTTTTGCAAAAGGCTTTCGGGACAACTATGATTC CATGTACACAGCTTCAGAAAATGACAGATTAACTCCATCTCCCACGGATTCTCCTAGATCCCACCAGATTGTCCCAGGAGCCCGGTACAGCGTGCAACCCTTCTTCCAGGAACAATTTGTCAACAACCTGCCACCGACTAGATTTTATAACGGGGAAAGAACTGTGCCTCAGACAAACGGCCTCCTCTCACCTCAGCAGAACGAAGAGGTGGCCAATCCTCCGCAGAGATGGTTTGTCACTCCAGTCCAGCAGTCTGGGGCCAACAAACTGGACATGAACTCTTACGAAACAGACTACTCTCCTAGTACCTTACTTCCGTATGGAATCAAGTCCCTCCCCCTGCAGACATCCCATGCCTTGGGCTATTACCCTGACCCTACGTTCTCCTCCATGGCTGGATGGGGGAGCAGAGGCTCTTACCAGAGGAAAATGTCTGCTGGCTTACCTTGGGCCTCCAGGACAAGCCCCCCAGGTTTCTCCGAAGACCTGCTTTCTAAGGAGAAAGTGAAAGAAGAAATGGGGTCGTCCTGGATAGAGACGCCGCCATCCATAAAATCTCTAGATTCAAACGATTCTGGAGTCTACACTGGCGCTTGCAAAAGGCGGCGACTCTCCCCAAGCACATCCAGCAATGAAAACTCCCCGACGATGAAGTGTGAGGACATTAATGCTGAGGACTATGGCAAAGACACTTCCAAAGGCATGGGCTACTATGCTTTCTATACCAGTTCttaa
- the EOMES gene encoding eomesodermin homolog isoform X3, with protein MFPFLSFNITGLNPTAHYNVFVEVILADPNHWRFQGGKWVTCGKADNNMQGNKVYVHPESPNTGAHWMRQEISFGKLKLTNNKGANNNNTQMIVLQSLHKYQPRLHIVEVTEDGVEDMNDSSKTQTFNFPETQFIAVTAYQNTDITQLKIDHNPFAKGFRDNYDSMYTASENDRLTPSPTDSPRSHQIVPGARYSVQPFFQEQFVNNLPPTRFYNGERTVPQTNGLLSPQQNEEVANPPQRWFVTPVQQSGANKLDMNSYETDYSPSTLLPYGIKSLPLQTSHALGYYPDPTFSSMAGWGSRGSYQRKMSAGLPWASRTSPPGFSEDLLSKEKVKEEMGSSWIETPPSIKSLDSNDSGVYTGACKRRRLSPSTSSNENSPTMKCEDINAEDYGKDTSKGMGYYAFYTSS; from the exons ATGTTCCCCTTCCTGAGCTTCAACATCACCGGCCTCAACCCCACCGCCCACTACAACGTCTTCGTGGAAGTGATCTTGGCGGATCCCAACCACTGGCGCTTCCAAGGGGGAAAGTGGGTGACGTGTGGCAAAGCCGATAACAACATGCAAG GTAACAAGGTTTATGTtcatcctgaatctcccaacactgGAGCCCACTGGATGCGACAAGAGATCTCTTTTGGAAAACTAAAACTAACTAATAACAAAggggccaataataataatactcag ATGATAGTACTTCAATCTCTGCATAAATATCAACCTCGTCTCCACATTGTGGAAGTGACAGAAGATGGTGTTGAGGACATGAATGACTCCTCTAAGACACAGACATTTAACTTCCCTGAAACGCAATTCATTGCTGTGACTGCATATCAGAACACTGAT ATCACACAGCTTAAAATTGACCATAATCCTTTTGCAAAAGGCTTTCGGGACAACTATGATTC CATGTACACAGCTTCAGAAAATGACAGATTAACTCCATCTCCCACGGATTCTCCTAGATCCCACCAGATTGTCCCAGGAGCCCGGTACAGCGTGCAACCCTTCTTCCAGGAACAATTTGTCAACAACCTGCCACCGACTAGATTTTATAACGGGGAAAGAACTGTGCCTCAGACAAACGGCCTCCTCTCACCTCAGCAGAACGAAGAGGTGGCCAATCCTCCGCAGAGATGGTTTGTCACTCCAGTCCAGCAGTCTGGGGCCAACAAACTGGACATGAACTCTTACGAAACAGACTACTCTCCTAGTACCTTACTTCCGTATGGAATCAAGTCCCTCCCCCTGCAGACATCCCATGCCTTGGGCTATTACCCTGACCCTACGTTCTCCTCCATGGCTGGATGGGGGAGCAGAGGCTCTTACCAGAGGAAAATGTCTGCTGGCTTACCTTGGGCCTCCAGGACAAGCCCCCCAGGTTTCTCCGAAGACCTGCTTTCTAAGGAGAAAGTGAAAGAAGAAATGGGGTCGTCCTGGATAGAGACGCCGCCATCCATAAAATCTCTAGATTCAAACGATTCTGGAGTCTACACTGGCGCTTGCAAAAGGCGGCGACTCTCCCCAAGCACATCCAGCAATGAAAACTCCCCGACGATGAAGTGTGAGGACATTAATGCTGAGGACTATGGCAAAGACACTTCCAAAGGCATGGGCTACTATGCTTTCTATACCAGTTCttaa